CAACTGCTCAAAGGCAAGCGACAGCAGGACGGTTGCCATCAGGCTGGAGATGAACAACAGCACCAGGCCGGACTTGAAGCCGCGTTTGAGTCGGCTGAGTTTCTCCACATAGCGGCGGTAGAAAGCGTAGCCAACTGCCGCCATGATCAGGAAGGTGGTGATCTCCTGCATCAGGCTGAAGTATGGATGGGCGCTGCCAAAAGGGAGCTCGAAGCCTTTGACCAGCCCTTTGATGATCAGCTCGATCGCGCCGAACTGCAGAATGATAAAGCCGTAAAACATGACGACGTGCATCACGCCGCTCTTTTTGTCCTTCAAGAGCTTTTTGTGAAAAACGACGTTCTCCAGCATCAGGTTGATGCGTGCGCCAAAGTCGTCCTTCACATCCGGCTTTTTCCCCAATTTGATGAAAAGATACCGGCTGTAAACCACGTGGCATGCGAGGTACAGGCCGTATGCGAGCACCAGAAAAAATGCGATGAGATTAATCAGAGCCAGCAAGGTCCTCAGCTCCCCCTTTTTTCGTCTTCGACTGTTGTTTTCTATCTTAGCAGAAGCGTCAGAAAAAATGAATGACCATTCACTCATTATTTTCTCTTTTTCAAAATTTTTGCCAACTTGTCCAGACTGAGCGTTCGTTCAGTTTAGGCTATGCCCTGATCTTAACACATATGCCCGCGATTCGTCACCACTCTTTCTGTCGCGGGGAGACTGCCAGATGGTGGGCGCAGAAAAAACACCCCGCAAGCAAAGGAATCGCGCTCCCCTCTGCCAGTCGAGGTGTCTTTGCCCGGGCCGGTTCGATCCAGTAGGATCCCGGGCGATCCACATGTATTTGGCTGCTTATTTTCCGGAGGCCTGTTTTTCATCTCCGGTGTTCTTTTTCTCTTGTTGCTCTTTTCGCACGTCGGCCAAAGATTTGACCTTGGTCGCTTTGATCCGCTTGTTCCGCTGCAAACCGACCGGCTCCAGGTTATCCGCCTCGTCTTTCATCAAGGCAGCGATGCCGACAGCCTTGCCTTTTGCAGCTTTGCAGTATTCGCAATTCTCTTCATCGTGGGCGTGGTACTCTTTGGGCTCCGGATAAGCCGTAATGACGCCCTCAAAGTTGCGGAGCACCACTTTATCCGCCGATTGGGACACGATATAGTTCGGCATCACCGGGATTTTTCCGCCGCCGTGCGGAGCATCTACCACAAAGGTAGGCACGGCATAGCCGGAAGTATGGCCGCGCAGATGCTCGATAATCTCGATGCCCTTGCTCACCGGTGTGCGGAAGTGGCCAATCCCTTCGGAGAGGTCGCACTGATAGATATAGTACGGACGGACGCGAATTTTCACGAGGTCCTGCATCAGTTTTTTCATCGTAAACGGGCAGTCGTTGATCCCTGCCAGGATCACGGACTGGTTGCCCAGCGGCACACCCGCGTTGGCCAGCATTTCACAGGCCTTCTTGGCTTCGGGCGTGATCTCTTTGGGGTGGTTAAAATGCGTATTGAGCCAGACCGGATGGTATTTTTTCAGAATATTGCACAGGTTTTCCGTGATGCGCTGCGGGAAAACCACCGGAGCACGCGTGCCGATGCGAATAATCTCCACATGGGGGATCGCCCGCAGATTGCTCAGGATGTACTCCAAGATGCGGTCGTTGATCAAGAGGCCGTCCCCGCCGGAAATGAGGACGTCGCGCACCTCTGGCGTGTTGCGGATATAGTCGATACAGGCATCGAGCTGCTTTTTCGGCACGCCCATGCCGATTTGGCCGGAGAAGCGGCGGCGCGTACAGTAGCGGCAGTACATGGAGCACTGATTCGTCACCAGAAACAGCACGCGGTCCGGGTAGCGGTGTGTCAGCCCCGGCACGGGAGAGTCCGTATCCTCGTGGAGCGGGTCTTCCATGTCGTATTTGGTCCGCACCATCTCCGAGGAGAGCGGCACAGACTGCATGCGCACCGGGTCCTTCGGATCATCCGGGTCCATCAGGAGGGCGTAGTAAGGAGTAATGTTGAGCGGGATGGTCTGGTTGGAGATGCGAACCCCTTCTTCTTCCTCCGGTGTCAGATTAATGACTTGCTTCAATTCATCCACCGTACGAATCGTATGGGTCAACTGCCACATCCAGTCATTCCACTGTTCTTCCGTAACGTCCTTCCATAGTTCAATCTGGCGCCAGTCGCGCAAAGTAGCCAGCGTCATATCGTCATCCCCTCTCATCTGCGTGTACTACAGCTTGTTACGCTCATGAAAATAGAGATGCAACACTCGTGCCAACCTAATCGAAAGATTCAGAAAACAGGCAAATCCGCAAAAACAAAGGGAGAGAAACGCCAACATCGTAAAAGAGCGCTTCTCCCCCGTGGGAAAACAACAGGCATTTGTGCCGGATTTTCGGCACTTATTATGTTTGAGAGGAGTCCTTGGGGTCGGCTCTCCTTTGCGAAAGCTTGTATTGCAAAGTCTGCCGCGGGATGCCCAGCAGCTTGGCTGCCCGCAGGATATTCCCCCCGGTCGCCTGCATCGCCTGGGCGATCAGCTGCTCTTCGACGACCCTGAGCACTTCGGGGAGGGGCCGCTCTCCCGCTTCGAAGGTCTGCACCGCAAGTCCCTCACCTCCGCCTTGCACCGAAAGCGGCATCCCTGCCATCCTGTCCAGCAGATGGAGCGGCAGATGCTCCCTTTCGATGCGATCCCCCTCCACCATATTCATCGCCGCTTCGATCACATGCTCCAGCTCACGCACATTGCCCGGCCAGTCGTACCCGGCAAACAGCGCCCTTACCTCATCGCTGACACCGCTCACCTGCATGTGAAACCTGGCATTGTACTTCTCCAAAAAATGAGCGGTCAACAGGTCCACATCCTCTCTCCGGTCCCTGAGCGGCGGAAGCTCAAAGGAAACGACGTTGATCCGGTAGTAGAGGTCCGTCCTCATCACGCCTTTGCTGACCAGCGTCTGCGGCGGCTCATTGACCGCGGCAATGACCCTGACATCCACCCGCGTAGTCCGGCCGCTGCCGATTCGCCGGATCTCCCCGTCCTGGAGGACACGCAGGAGCTTGGCCTGCAGATCGAGCGGCATGCTGTTCAATTCATCCAAAAAAAGCGTGCCGCCATCGGCCAGCTCAAACAGGCCCGGGCGATCATCGGCCCCGGTAAAGCTGCCTTTGGTCGTTCCGAAGAGGAGACTCTCCAGCAAAGTGGCGGGCAGGGCCGCACAGTTCTGGGCGATAAACGGCTGCTCTCTCCGCACGGAGGCCTGGTGAATCGACTGGACGAAGAGTTCTTTTCCCGTACCCGTCTCGCCGTAGATGAGGACGGGCGACGAGGTCCTGGCTGCCTTCCTCGCGCGATCTATCAGCTGGAGCATCTGCTTGTTTTGTGTAAGGATATCGGAAAAGTGGAAGGACAGGCCATCCGCGGCTGCCTTTTGACTGCGCTTGCCCTTTTTCGGTCCGCTGATTTTGGCCTGAAGGTCCAGCAGCTTTTCCGAGAGCTCCTTCAGCTTGCCGATGTCCTTGGCTACCTCGACAGCCCCGACCAGACGCTTGCCGACCCGGACGGGCAGGGTGGTATTGATCGTCTCCACGCGGACGCCCCGCCAGTTGGTGTACGCTTGCGGCTTGTTAAAGATCGGCTCTCCGCTTGCGATGACGGTCAAAAGTGTGCTGGAGTGGCGATCGAGAGAGGGGAAAACCTCCAAGAGAGGTTTGCCCAAGACCTCATCGGGAGTAAGCCCGTCCAGCTTCGCCGCGACGTGATTGTAAAAAATTGTGATCCCATTCGCGTCTACTACGTGTATCCCTTCGTCAATGGCTCCTAATATCGCCTGCAGCATTTCAACTGTTTCGGACATTGGCATCCGGATGCATGCCTCCCTTTTCAACAAGCTGCCAAAAAACCATCACTATGCCGAATTTTCAGCACATTGAAATAACATTTTACCGCTGGCGCTCAATCTGCGCCGCTACCACGACCGTGTAGAGCAAATGCCCCAGCACCCAGATCAAAAAGGCACCAAAGGATAGCGGTGTCTTGCTGAACAGGCTGAACGGCAGATAGGCAATCGCAAAGGCCAGTGCCCAATACAGCAGATATTTGACCGTAGCTCTCCGATCGCGGGGATAAAAATAAGCGATAAAAAAGACGACGACCACACTGATCAACAGGTGAATCATTAGTTCCAGGATGGAAGGAAGTCCGGCCAAGCCGGGCACATAGCTGACATCAATCAGTACGGCAAACGTCGATGTCCCGAAC
This sequence is a window from Brevibacillus composti. Protein-coding genes within it:
- the kamA gene encoding lysine 2,3-aminomutase codes for the protein MTLATLRDWRQIELWKDVTEEQWNDWMWQLTHTIRTVDELKQVINLTPEEEEGVRISNQTIPLNITPYYALLMDPDDPKDPVRMQSVPLSSEMVRTKYDMEDPLHEDTDSPVPGLTHRYPDRVLFLVTNQCSMYCRYCTRRRFSGQIGMGVPKKQLDACIDYIRNTPEVRDVLISGGDGLLINDRILEYILSNLRAIPHVEIIRIGTRAPVVFPQRITENLCNILKKYHPVWLNTHFNHPKEITPEAKKACEMLANAGVPLGNQSVILAGINDCPFTMKKLMQDLVKIRVRPYYIYQCDLSEGIGHFRTPVSKGIEIIEHLRGHTSGYAVPTFVVDAPHGGGKIPVMPNYIVSQSADKVVLRNFEGVITAYPEPKEYHAHDEENCEYCKAAKGKAVGIAALMKDEADNLEPVGLQRNKRIKATKVKSLADVRKEQQEKKNTGDEKQASGK
- a CDS encoding sigma-54 interaction domain-containing protein; this translates as MPMSETVEMLQAILGAIDEGIHVVDANGITIFYNHVAAKLDGLTPDEVLGKPLLEVFPSLDRHSSTLLTVIASGEPIFNKPQAYTNWRGVRVETINTTLPVRVGKRLVGAVEVAKDIGKLKELSEKLLDLQAKISGPKKGKRSQKAAADGLSFHFSDILTQNKQMLQLIDRARKAARTSSPVLIYGETGTGKELFVQSIHQASVRREQPFIAQNCAALPATLLESLLFGTTKGSFTGADDRPGLFELADGGTLFLDELNSMPLDLQAKLLRVLQDGEIRRIGSGRTTRVDVRVIAAVNEPPQTLVSKGVMRTDLYYRINVVSFELPPLRDRREDVDLLTAHFLEKYNARFHMQVSGVSDEVRALFAGYDWPGNVRELEHVIEAAMNMVEGDRIEREHLPLHLLDRMAGMPLSVQGGGEGLAVQTFEAGERPLPEVLRVVEEQLIAQAMQATGGNILRAAKLLGIPRQTLQYKLSQRRADPKDSSQT